A genomic stretch from Deinococcus sp. LM3 includes:
- the nagZ gene encoding beta-N-acetylhexosaminidase yields the protein MPEHAPQAGPLLMVDIPGPDLDADTREHLRRHRIRAVCLFRKNVESEPQLARLVADLRDVMGAGALIAIDQEGGGVFRTPFWPAAPSALSLGAAGDPTLAREVGAAVARPLAAVGINWNFAPVLDLNVNPHNPVIGDRAFGSDPDRVTELALAWLEGSLSEGVAGCVKHFPGHGDTVLDSHLALPRVAKGRAELEVGEFVPFRRAFREAEVPAVMTAHIVYPALDPDLPATLSPALLTGLLRDDWGYGGVVITDSMGMKAIDDHYGRGEAAVLALLAGADMVMALGRRSAQEETLQAVEEAIAAGRVPDVADKLARLDSLARQYPSRSRAYLPPQRTADASLLGDAWARGLTRYRDPVLPPRGAGVTLVAVAEVPGENVMEAGVSGQDLARRLGGLYEVETLLVTDPAPLDWQALRARGRTVILATTARHRHPAWRGATPDLHLALWNPYAALDVNAPALITYGFRPEALDALQRCLAGETTADGELPVPLGQVAR from the coding sequence ATGCCCGAACATGCTCCCCAGGCCGGCCCGCTGCTGATGGTCGATATTCCTGGCCCCGACCTCGACGCCGACACCCGCGAACATCTGCGCCGCCACCGGATCCGGGCGGTCTGCCTGTTTCGCAAGAACGTCGAGAGCGAGCCGCAGCTCGCCCGGCTGGTGGCGGACCTGCGCGACGTGATGGGTGCTGGAGCGCTGATCGCCATCGACCAGGAGGGCGGCGGCGTCTTCCGCACGCCGTTCTGGCCGGCCGCCCCCAGCGCCCTGAGCCTGGGGGCGGCCGGCGACCCCACCCTGGCCCGCGAGGTCGGCGCGGCGGTTGCGCGACCCCTGGCCGCCGTGGGAATCAACTGGAACTTCGCGCCGGTACTGGACCTCAACGTGAATCCGCACAACCCCGTCATTGGGGACCGCGCCTTCGGGTCGGACCCCGACCGGGTGACCGAGCTGGCCCTCGCCTGGCTGGAGGGTTCGCTCTCGGAGGGCGTGGCAGGCTGCGTCAAGCATTTCCCGGGCCACGGGGACACCGTCCTGGACAGCCACCTCGCGCTGCCCCGGGTGGCCAAGGGACGCGCCGAACTGGAGGTGGGCGAGTTCGTCCCCTTCCGCCGGGCCTTCCGGGAGGCCGAGGTGCCCGCCGTCATGACGGCACATATCGTCTACCCGGCGCTGGATCCGGACCTGCCTGCGACGCTCTCCCCCGCGCTGCTGACCGGGCTGCTACGGGACGACTGGGGCTACGGCGGCGTGGTGATCACCGACTCGATGGGAATGAAGGCTATCGACGACCACTACGGGCGCGGCGAGGCGGCCGTGCTGGCGCTGCTGGCCGGGGCCGACATGGTGATGGCCCTGGGACGGCGCTCGGCGCAGGAAGAAACCCTGCAGGCGGTGGAAGAGGCGATCGCCGCCGGACGGGTGCCGGACGTGGCAGACAAACTCGCCCGACTGGACTCGCTGGCCCGCCAGTACCCCAGCCGCTCCAGGGCGTACCTACCCCCGCAGCGGACCGCGGACGCCTCCCTGCTGGGAGACGCGTGGGCGCGCGGGCTCACGCGCTACCGCGATCCGGTCCTGCCTCCCCGGGGAGCGGGCGTCACTCTGGTCGCCGTGGCCGAGGTGCCCGGCGAGAACGTGATGGAAGCGGGCGTCAGTGGTCAGGACCTTGCGCGGCGCCTAGGAGGGCTGTACGAGGTCGAGACCCTGCTCGTCACCGACCCGGCTCCCCTCGACTGGCAGGCCCTGCGGGCCCGTGGACGAACCGTGATCCTGGCCACCACGGCCCGCCACCGGCACCCCGCCTGGCGCGGGGCGACGCCTGACCTTCACCTGGCGCTGTGGAATCCGTACGCGGCGCTGGACGTGAATGCGCCCGCACTGATCACCTACGGCTTTCGCCCGGAGGCCCTGGACGCCCTGCAGCGCTGTCTGGCTGGAGAGACCACCGCGGACGGTGAATTACCCGTGCCACTGGGTCAGGTGGCCCGGTGA
- a CDS encoding beta-N-acetylhexosaminidase, with protein MHPFLTLTLTATLYGAPSALALPLKPVPDAFHALPLKPVPDAFHALPPAQIIPVPQRAQYPQGTLPLAGLTLEVRGTAYELQAAARDLQTEWMTRLNTALPLASGAAGRIVIGTRHDARLAELARDKGLFTDRPEGYALWVDSGGATVVGADARGAYYGAQTLRQLLTPTGIRFAQVNDFPQLSQRMAMLYLDQYSKGINDALIPLLAGLKYNSVLVMSNYVQWDAARQGGFAHPGGASKAEAARIADLARSYGLEPIPLIETLGHTGWLFHGGANRDLMQDPQSQNPFAYDTLNPRTYDVVLPILTEAVKTFGARRVHIGHDEVRNRDRFPARENGKAQGFVKLFTDDTLRLYHHLKSLGAGTMIWHDVAFADAFREQIPAALPKDIEVMYWAYNPAADYPLLADIKRAGFSTYAAGWRDPMNPESFARSAARSEVTGYVQTRWSGYFGNPSIWDGQADQGVAYVRGAASAWNPAAPPVQNPAARYRDLYRGSSYTPQHGQLVNLTSVVTRPLADRDETGWIQKGPGTDLSALPSGEVKIGAYRFLISGAVMTRGSRAAVGQLPERVSLPIGAKADGIAFLHTTGWPHPTDREPVGRYEIEFADGTRQVQPLEYGRHIRAWTEPLVTSMVQAPAWFGKTKDGLDVSLGVLEWRNPAPGKVIKQVTLVSEGRGANPTLLGLTLLGGTR; from the coding sequence TTGCATCCATTCCTGACCCTCACCCTCACGGCCACGCTGTATGGCGCCCCGAGCGCCCTGGCGCTGCCGCTCAAACCCGTCCCCGACGCCTTCCATGCGCTGCCGCTCAAACCCGTCCCCGACGCCTTCCATGCGCTGCCGCCCGCCCAGATCATTCCGGTGCCACAGCGGGCGCAGTATCCGCAGGGCACCTTGCCACTCGCGGGCCTCACGCTGGAAGTGCGCGGCACTGCATACGAACTCCAGGCCGCCGCACGCGACCTGCAAACCGAGTGGATGACCCGCCTGAACACGGCGCTGCCACTGGCGAGCGGCGCGGCGGGCCGCATCGTCATCGGTACCCGCCATGACGCCCGACTGGCGGAGCTCGCGCGGGACAAGGGACTCTTCACCGATCGCCCCGAAGGCTACGCGCTGTGGGTGGACAGCGGTGGAGCAACGGTGGTGGGGGCTGATGCCAGAGGGGCTTACTACGGCGCGCAGACACTGCGGCAGCTGCTGACCCCCACCGGAATCCGCTTCGCGCAGGTCAACGACTTTCCGCAGCTCTCCCAGCGCATGGCGATGCTGTACCTCGACCAGTACAGCAAGGGGATCAACGACGCGCTGATTCCGCTGCTGGCCGGACTGAAGTACAACTCGGTGCTGGTGATGAGCAACTACGTCCAGTGGGACGCCGCCCGGCAGGGCGGCTTCGCGCACCCTGGCGGGGCCAGCAAGGCCGAGGCGGCGCGCATCGCGGACCTCGCCCGCAGCTATGGCCTGGAGCCGATCCCCCTGATCGAGACGCTGGGGCACACCGGGTGGCTCTTTCACGGCGGGGCCAACAGGGACCTGATGCAGGACCCGCAGAGTCAGAACCCATTCGCCTACGACACGCTCAATCCGCGTACCTACGACGTGGTGCTGCCCATCCTGACGGAGGCCGTGAAGACCTTCGGGGCCCGGCGGGTGCATATCGGGCACGACGAGGTCCGCAACCGCGACCGGTTCCCAGCCCGTGAGAACGGCAAGGCGCAGGGCTTCGTGAAGCTCTTTACCGACGACACGCTGCGGCTCTACCACCACCTGAAGTCGCTGGGGGCCGGAACCATGATCTGGCACGATGTGGCCTTCGCCGACGCCTTCCGGGAGCAGATTCCAGCGGCATTGCCGAAGGACATCGAGGTGATGTACTGGGCTTACAACCCGGCTGCCGACTATCCACTGCTCGCGGACATCAAGCGGGCGGGATTCAGCACCTACGCGGCAGGCTGGCGCGACCCGATGAACCCCGAAAGCTTCGCCCGGAGCGCAGCCCGCTCGGAGGTGACAGGCTACGTGCAGACGCGCTGGAGCGGCTATTTCGGCAACCCCAGCATCTGGGACGGGCAGGCCGACCAGGGGGTGGCCTACGTGCGCGGAGCCGCGAGCGCCTGGAATCCCGCCGCTCCACCCGTGCAGAACCCAGCCGCGCGCTACCGCGACCTGTACCGGGGCTCGAGCTACACACCCCAGCACGGGCAACTCGTGAACCTCACCAGCGTGGTCACCCGACCCCTGGCCGACCGTGACGAGACAGGATGGATTCAGAAAGGGCCCGGCACCGACCTCTCGGCGCTCCCGTCCGGCGAAGTGAAGATCGGCGCCTACAGGTTCCTGATCTCAGGCGCGGTCATGACCAGAGGCAGCCGCGCCGCCGTGGGCCAGTTGCCCGAGCGGGTCAGTCTGCCGATCGGAGCGAAAGCAGACGGGATCGCCTTTCTGCACACGACCGGATGGCCCCATCCCACGGATCGCGAGCCAGTCGGCCGCTATGAGATCGAGTTCGCAGACGGCACGCGGCAGGTCCAGCCGCTGGAATACGGCCGCCATATCCGCGCCTGGACCGAGCCGCTGGTCACCAGCATGGTGCAGGCCCCGGCATGGTTCGGCAAGACGAAGGACGGACTGGACGTGTCCCTGGGAGTACTCGAGTGGCGCAATCCGGCGCCGGGCAAGGTCATCAAACAGGTCACGCTGGTCAGCGAGGGCAGGGGCGCCAATCCCACCCTGCTGGGCCTGACACTGTTGGGGGGAACAAGGTGA
- a CDS encoding MurR/RpiR family transcriptional regulator, translating into MIEDRTRITGALSRLRAQIELLTPAQQRAAAYTLEHPGEVIYQTVTELAEASGTGVATVMRLCRDLGFAGFQEFKLALAADLASVQGPVDAPSGTPESLIAHAVRTCSRVLEDTSKVLDPRELERALNALAGAPCILLTGQGASGVTALDFAYKLLRLGLNAAALTDPHLASMRAAVLPPGSVAVGITRSGSTVDTVHVLRQARERGAFVVAITHRARSPVTEYAGCTLHTASPEDPLGGGAVASKVGQLLVLEALYTGLHARIPGAQEAVRATASAVVDKSY; encoded by the coding sequence ATGATCGAGGACCGGACGCGGATCACCGGGGCGCTCAGCCGCCTGCGGGCGCAGATAGAGTTGCTGACCCCGGCCCAGCAACGCGCAGCGGCCTATACACTCGAACACCCCGGCGAGGTGATCTACCAGACGGTGACCGAGCTGGCCGAGGCGAGCGGCACCGGAGTGGCGACCGTGATGCGCCTGTGCCGTGACCTGGGCTTCGCCGGCTTTCAGGAATTCAAGCTGGCCCTGGCCGCCGATCTGGCCAGCGTGCAGGGTCCGGTGGACGCCCCCAGCGGCACGCCCGAAAGCCTGATCGCGCACGCCGTCCGCACCTGCTCGCGGGTGCTGGAGGATACCAGCAAGGTGCTCGACCCCCGCGAGCTGGAGCGCGCCCTGAACGCGCTGGCAGGGGCGCCCTGCATTCTGCTCACTGGTCAGGGGGCCAGCGGGGTCACGGCCCTGGACTTCGCCTACAAGCTGCTGCGCCTCGGCCTGAACGCGGCGGCCCTGACGGATCCGCACCTGGCGTCCATGCGCGCCGCCGTCCTGCCACCCGGCTCGGTGGCAGTCGGAATCACCCGCTCGGGCAGCACCGTCGACACCGTGCACGTGCTGCGCCAGGCCCGGGAGCGTGGGGCCTTCGTCGTCGCCATCACCCACCGCGCCCGCAGCCCGGTCACCGAATACGCCGGTTGCACCCTGCACACCGCCTCGCCCGAAGATCCCCTGGGCGGCGGGGCGGTTGCCAGCAAGGTTGGACAGCTGCTGGTGCTCGAGGCCCTCTACACCGGCCTCCATGCCCGGATTCCGGGTGCACAGGAAGCGGTCAGGGCAACCGCTTCTGCCGTTGTGGACAAGAGCTACTAG
- a CDS encoding putative N-acetylmannosamine-6-phosphate 2-epimerase — protein MIHPRLARSVLDRLHSQLIVSVQADDGSPLRDSRIIAALACAAELGGAAGLRVRSAEDVRAVQSVSALPLIGLTKTWRDDTDVYITPTPAEAEQLAGLGCAMVAFDATRRPRPHSVPELIGAIQAAGALALADVATLAEAAAALHAGADLVSTALSGYTPDSPQQEAPDFELMQGLHAAGIPFLAEGRLKTPADAVRALELGAHAVVVGSAITRPDDVTRWFTAALRDAAGQVATR, from the coding sequence GTGATTCATCCCCGCCTTGCCCGGAGTGTGCTCGACCGGCTGCACTCGCAACTCATCGTGTCGGTGCAGGCCGATGACGGCAGCCCGCTGCGGGATTCGCGCATCATCGCCGCCCTGGCCTGCGCCGCCGAACTGGGCGGGGCCGCCGGACTGCGCGTCCGCTCGGCCGAGGACGTGCGGGCCGTGCAGAGCGTGAGTGCCTTGCCCCTGATCGGCCTGACGAAGACGTGGCGCGATGACACCGACGTCTACATCACGCCGACCCCGGCGGAGGCTGAGCAGCTGGCCGGACTCGGCTGCGCGATGGTGGCCTTCGACGCGACCCGGCGCCCCCGGCCACACAGCGTTCCCGAACTGATTGGTGCCATCCAGGCGGCAGGAGCGCTGGCGCTGGCAGACGTGGCCACCCTGGCGGAAGCGGCCGCGGCCTTGCACGCGGGGGCCGATCTGGTGAGCACGGCCCTGTCGGGCTATACCCCCGACAGCCCGCAGCAGGAGGCTCCCGATTTCGAGCTGATGCAGGGACTGCACGCCGCCGGCATCCCCTTCCTGGCCGAAGGGCGCCTGAAAACTCCTGCCGACGCCGTGCGCGCCCTGGAACTCGGCGCGCACGCGGTCGTCGTGGGGTCCGCCATCACCCGGCCCGACGACGTCACCCGTTGGTTCACGGCGGCCCTGCGGGACGCTGCCGGGCAGGTGGCCACCCGATGA
- a CDS encoding sugar ABC transporter substrate-binding protein, which translates to MRKQILLTAALLGLSTAAAQKTQVEFWTISLAPLFNDEMERLATQFEQQNPNVDVKWVDVPANAIEQKLLAAVAAGRPPAVVNLNADMIVKLQQQGALETMNGVGQTVLNTYFKGALNTFTVDGKVYGLPWYWSPKVVAYNTDLFRKAGLDPNNPPRTMQTLIAAAKQIKDKTGMYGFVPNINNLGFLYMFQEAGLPILSKDGKKAVFNSPQHVRMVQQYADLYKKGYIPEDTMRRGFTAATELYGAGKLGMLITGPQFILRVENDNKTVYGLTKVGPYPLDLAGNVIHTPLMAMSMPKGVQNRDVALKLASFLTNDASQLAFSKVTKTTFPSTQKSSRDAYFQKAGASAVEQGRLQAARQLRRAQDLTVVVPDASKLFKAFKDNMEAAMAGTKSAKEALDDAVKVWNASL; encoded by the coding sequence ATGCGCAAACAAATTCTGCTGACCGCTGCCCTGCTCGGCCTCTCCACCGCCGCTGCCCAGAAGACCCAGGTGGAGTTCTGGACCATCTCGCTGGCGCCCCTCTTCAACGACGAGATGGAGCGCCTCGCCACCCAGTTCGAGCAGCAGAACCCGAACGTGGACGTGAAATGGGTGGACGTACCCGCCAACGCCATCGAGCAGAAACTGCTGGCCGCCGTCGCCGCCGGTCGCCCGCCCGCCGTGGTCAACCTCAACGCCGACATGATCGTGAAGCTCCAGCAGCAGGGGGCGCTTGAAACCATGAACGGCGTGGGCCAGACGGTCCTGAACACCTACTTCAAGGGCGCGCTGAACACCTTCACGGTGGACGGCAAGGTCTACGGCCTGCCGTGGTACTGGTCACCCAAGGTCGTGGCCTACAACACCGACCTGTTCCGGAAAGCCGGACTCGACCCCAACAATCCGCCGCGCACCATGCAGACCCTGATCGCCGCCGCCAAGCAGATCAAGGACAAGACCGGCATGTACGGCTTCGTGCCCAACATCAACAACCTCGGCTTCCTGTACATGTTCCAGGAAGCGGGCCTGCCGATCCTCTCCAAAGACGGCAAGAAGGCGGTGTTCAACTCACCCCAGCACGTGCGGATGGTGCAGCAGTACGCGGACCTGTACAAGAAAGGCTACATCCCGGAAGACACCATGCGCCGGGGCTTCACGGCCGCGACCGAGCTCTACGGCGCGGGCAAGCTGGGGATGCTCATCACTGGACCGCAGTTCATCCTGCGGGTGGAAAACGACAACAAGACCGTCTACGGTCTGACCAAGGTCGGCCCCTACCCGCTCGACCTGGCCGGCAACGTGATTCACACCCCGCTGATGGCGATGAGCATGCCCAAGGGCGTGCAGAACCGGGACGTGGCCCTCAAACTCGCGAGCTTCCTGACCAACGACGCCAGCCAGCTCGCCTTTTCCAAGGTCACCAAGACGACCTTCCCCTCCACCCAGAAATCCTCGCGTGACGCCTACTTCCAGAAGGCCGGGGCGAGCGCCGTGGAACAGGGGCGCCTCCAGGCAGCCAGGCAGTTGCGCCGCGCCCAGGACCTCACGGTCGTCGTGCCCGACGCCTCCAAGCTGTTCAAGGCCTTCAAGGACAACATGGAGGCTGCGATGGCAGGGACCAAGAGCGCCAAGGAAGCCCTGGACGACGCCGTGAAAGTCTGGAACGCCAGCCTGTAA
- a CDS encoding sugar ABC transporter permease, which produces MRPAAPRQRGTSWRVGARTTLIAYAFLLPFLVLLVLYSFWPVVFGTYLAFTEYNIISPPRWVGLENFRELAGDEQFWSGVRSSLIYLLVVPVIQLLSIAVAMLVNRDLPGIGLFRTAYYVPVVTSFAIVGLMWTWMYQQDGPVNFVLTRLGLMDQPHSLLNNPATALLAVMFVTLWKGIGYYMVLYLAGLQGIPRELEEAAVIDGANRLQVFWHITLPGLRPIILVCSVLSTISAIKVFEEIFVMTQGGPAGSTYTAMYYVYTKAFQDFQYGQAAAAGLVVAAISLVFGLINFRLTRGGKAL; this is translated from the coding sequence CTGCGGCCGGCCGCTCCGCGCCAGCGCGGCACCAGCTGGCGGGTGGGCGCCCGCACCACCCTGATTGCCTACGCCTTCTTGCTGCCCTTCCTGGTGCTGCTGGTCCTCTACAGCTTCTGGCCGGTCGTGTTCGGCACCTACCTGGCCTTTACCGAGTACAACATCATCTCCCCGCCCCGGTGGGTGGGGCTGGAGAACTTCCGCGAACTCGCCGGGGACGAGCAGTTCTGGAGCGGCGTGCGGAGCAGCCTGATCTACCTGCTGGTGGTCCCGGTCATTCAGCTGCTCTCCATCGCGGTGGCGATGCTGGTCAACCGTGACCTGCCGGGCATCGGTCTTTTCCGCACGGCGTACTACGTGCCTGTGGTGACCAGCTTCGCCATCGTCGGGCTGATGTGGACCTGGATGTACCAGCAGGACGGCCCGGTCAATTTCGTGCTGACCCGCCTGGGCCTGATGGACCAGCCGCACTCGCTGCTGAACAACCCCGCGACCGCGCTGCTGGCGGTGATGTTCGTGACGCTCTGGAAGGGCATCGGCTACTACATGGTGCTGTACCTGGCGGGTCTCCAGGGCATTCCCCGCGAACTGGAGGAGGCCGCCGTGATCGACGGTGCCAACCGCCTTCAGGTGTTCTGGCACATCACGCTGCCGGGCCTGCGCCCGATCATCCTGGTGTGTAGCGTGCTGTCCACCATCAGCGCGATCAAGGTCTTCGAGGAGATCTTCGTGATGACCCAGGGCGGCCCGGCAGGCTCCACCTACACGGCCATGTACTACGTCTACACCAAGGCCTTCCAGGACTTTCAGTACGGACAGGCGGCGGCAGCGGGGCTGGTGGTCGCCGCGATCAGCCTGGTCTTCGGCCTGATCAACTTCCGCCTGACGCGCGGCGGCAAGGCCCTGTGA